Proteins encoded in a region of the Triticum dicoccoides isolate Atlit2015 ecotype Zavitan chromosome 3A, WEW_v2.0, whole genome shotgun sequence genome:
- the LOC119268859 gene encoding dynamin-related protein 5A-like yields MAMSPAAGRTPNPKAAPSPSPSARRAGADSASAAAAAAASDTKARFEAYNRLQAAAVAFGEKLPIPEIVAIGGQSDGKSSLLEALLGFRFNVREVEMGTRRPLVLQMVHDPTALDPRCRFQEEDSEEYGHPMVQAAAIADLIKQRTESHLRTIQAAVSSKPIVMRAEYAHCPNLTIIDTPGFVLKAKKGEPERTPEEILSMVKTLASPPHRLILFLQQSSVEWCSSLWLDAIREIDPTFRRTMIVISKFDNRLKEFTERWEVDSYLSASGYLGDNIHPFFVALPKDRGTISNDEFRRQICQVDIDVLRHLRDGVKGGFNEEKFGPYIGFSCLRKYLESELQKRYKEAAPATLALLEQRCSDVSMDLSRLDSKLQATSDVSQLRRSAMLHAASICTHLRALLDGAADPAPEVWGKTTEEEQMHSGINSWPGISVPVKPPNSSLKLYGGAAFERVMHEFRCATYSMECPQVSREKVANILLAHAGRGGSSGMTEAAAEIARTAARSWLAPLTETACDRLAFVLQSLFDLAMERSRTDDSRYQNVENMDGYVGFLAALRCSYYKFVKDLSKQCKQIVRHHLDSVTSPYSHICYESDFLGGVGTVANTLHRFNQFSGVASFDLSDSGSLEEGQENLPPRDQQQMTPPAKANEREILKESQLTVPETPSPDLPADIHGGKKKDNGNMNDGGARKRHARMAAYANRGHHNNVTVGGDDLVSRSGSSYSSICSISAQYFAKMREVLIERNVPSALNSGFLTPCRERLFLALGFELFAVNDEKFMDMFVSPGAIDCIQNERQSLLKRQKILLSCLSEFKNISRTL; encoded by the exons ATGGCGATGTCTCCGGCGGCGGGCAGGACGCCCAACCCCAAGGcggcgccgtccccgtccccgtccgcCCGCCGAGCCGGGGCGGATTCggcctcggccgccgccgccgccgccgcgtcggacACCAAGGCCCGGTTCGAGGCGTACAACCGGCTGCAGGCGGCGGCGGTCGCGTTCGGGGAGAAGCTCCCGATTCCGGAGATAGTGGCCATAGGGGGCCAGTCGGACGGCAAGAGCTCGCTTCTGGAGGCGCTCCTCGGCTTCCGCTTCAACGTCCGGGAGGTCGAGATGGGCACCCGCCGCCCCCTCGTCCTCCAGATGGTCCACGACCCCACCGCCCTCGATCCCCGGTGCCGCTTCCAG GAGGAGGACTCGGAGGAGTACGGGCACCCCATGGTGCAGGCCGCGGCGATAGCCGACCTCATCAAGCAGCGCACCGAGTCGCACCTCCGGACGATCCAGGCCGCCGTGTCGTCCAAGCCCATCGTCATGAGGGCCGAGTACGCCCACTGCCCCAACCTCACCATCATCGACACCCCAGGTTTCGTGCTTAAG GCTAAGAAAGGTGAGCCTGAGAGGACGCCGGAGGAGATCCTGTCGATGGTGAAGACACTAGCGAGCCCGCCCCACCGCCTCATTCTGTTCCTCCAGCAGAGCAGCGTCGAGTGGTGCTCTTCACTCTGGCTCGATGCAATTAGAGAGATCGATCCCACTTTCAGGCGCACCATGATAGTCATCTCCAAGTTTGACAACCGACTCAAG GAATTTACCGAACGGTGGGAGGTCGATAGCTACCTGAGCGCAAGCGGTTACCTTGGGGACAATATCCACCCATTCTTTGTGGCTCTTCCAAAGGACAGAGGAACAATCTCCAATGACGAGTTCCGGCGGCAAATATGTCAGGTAGATATTGATGTGCTGCGACACTTGCGTGATGGTGTGAAAGGGGGTTTCAATGAAGAGAAGTTTGGTCCGTACATTGGGTTTAGCTGCCTCAGGAAGTACCTGGAGTCTGAACTTCAGAAGAGGTACAAAGAAGCAGCTCCAGCCACCCTAGCATTGTTGGAGCAGAGATGCAGTGATGTCTCGATGGACCTATCCAGACTGGACTCCAAACTGCAAGCAACCTCTGATGTCTCTCAGCTGAGGAGATCGGCAATGCTTCATGCTGCTTCTATCTGCACCCATTTG CGTGCATTACTTGATGGAGCAGCTGATCCAGCCCCAGAGGTATGGGGAAAAACTACTGAAGAGGAGCAAATGCACAGTGGTATTAACAGCTGGCCTGGCATCAGTGTTCCTGTAAAACCTCCCAATTCTAGCCTTAAGCTGTATGGCGGTGCGGCTTTTGAGAGAGTAATGCACGAATTCCGCTGTGCGACATATTCCATGGAGTGCCCACAGGTGtcaagagagaag GTTGCGAACATATTACTTGCCCATGCTGGAAGAGGTGGGAGCAGTGGGATGACTGAGGCAGCTGCTGAGATAGCACGCACAGCTGCACGATCATGGCTTGCTCCTCTTACTGAAACTGCTTGTGATCGGCTTGCATTTGTCCTGCAAAGCCTATTTGACCTTGCAATGGAGCGCAgccgcactgatgattcaagat ATCAAAATGTTGAAAATATGGATGGATATGTTGGCTTCCTTGCTGCTCTCCGGTGCTCCTATTATAAGTTTGTCAAGGATTTGTCCAAGCAATGCAAGCAGATAGTACGACATCACCTTGATTCAGTCACGAGCCCCTACTCCCATATTTGTTATGAGAGCGACTTTCTTGGTGGCGTTGGAACTGTAGCAAACACCCTTCACAGGTTTAATCAGTTCAGTGGAGTTGCATCTTTTGACCTATCAGACAGTGGATCACTGGAGGAAGGCCAGGAGAATCTACCACCAAGAGATCAGCAACAGATGACTCCACCTGCTAAAGCAAATGAGAGGGAAATTCTGAAAGAAAGCCAGCTGACGGTTCCTGAGACGCCTTCTCCTGATCTGCCAGCTGATATACATGGTGGTAAGAAGAAAGACAATGGAAATATGAATGACGGTGGGGCAAGGAAAAGACATGCAAGGATGGCAGCATATGCAAACAGGGGTCACCATAACAATGTGACTGTTGGTGGTGATGATCTGGTCTCAAGGTCAGGGTCATCGTACTCCAGCATATGTTCCATATCTGCTCAGTACTTTGCCAAAATGCGAGAAGTCCTGATTGAAAGGAATGTTCCCTCTGCATTGAATTCTGGATTCTTAACACCATG CCGTGAAAGGTTGTTTTTAGCACTTGGATTCGAGCTGTTTGCTGTAAATGATGAGAAGTTCATGGACATGTTTGTGTCTCCCGGCGCGATTGATTGTATCCAGAATGAGCGCCAGTCTCTGCTGAAGCGTCAAAAGATTCTGCTGTCCTGTTTAAGCGAGTTCAAGAACATCTCACGGACTCTGTAA